The following proteins come from a genomic window of Dreissena polymorpha isolate Duluth1 chromosome 1, UMN_Dpol_1.0, whole genome shotgun sequence:
- the LOC127840954 gene encoding intraflagellar transport protein 22 homolog isoform X2 produces MFKAKILVLGPCESGKSALSNFLADATETASGDYHPTQGVRILEFENHNPMAGHGRQSTVEVELWDCSGDKKFETCWPAMAKDTTGIIFVYNPDQPNHDKELENWHNFFIEEQGIKETSCCVFAHHKPSSPEREKSQLSQCFSNIPVVHTNIEEEGESVRNEFSQFLAKLTVAMSDKREQEELSIMNHR; encoded by the exons atgtttaaggcAAAAATTCTCGTTCTTGGCCCTTGTGAg AGTGGGAAATCAGCCCTTTCTAACTTTCTAGCAGATGCTACAGAAACAGCCAGTGGTGATTATCATCCAACTCAAGGTGTACG AATTTTAGAGTTTGAAAATCACAACCCTATGGCAGGGCATGGCAGGCAGTCCACTGTGGAAGTGGAGCTCTGGGATTGCAGTGGAGACAAGAA GTTTGAGACCTGCTGGCCCGCTATGGCCAAGGACACCACAGGAATCATATTTGTGTACAACCCAGACCAGCCCAACCATGACAAAGAGCTGGAGAACTG GCATAATTTTTTCATTGAAGAGCAAGGTATCAAGGAAACGTCATGCTGTGTGTTTGCTCACCACAAACCTAGTTCTCCTGAAAGGGAAAAGTCGCAACTGT CTCAGTGCTTCAGTAACATCCCGGTGGTTCACACCAACATAGAGGAGGAGGGAGAGTCAGTGAGGAACGAGTTCAGTCAATTCTTAGCGAAACTCACAGTCGCCATGTCAGATAAACGTGAGCAGGAGGAACTAAGCATCATGAACCATCGCTAA
- the LOC127840954 gene encoding intraflagellar transport protein 22 homolog isoform X1 — MFKAKILVLGPCESGKSALSNFLADATETASGDYHPTQGVRILEFENHNPMAGHGRQSTVEVELWDCSGDKKFETCWPAMAKDTTGIIFVYNPDQPNHDKELENWHNFFIEEQGIKETSCCVFAHHKPSSPEREKSQLSPSAHPSAQCFSNIPVVHTNIEEEGESVRNEFSQFLAKLTVAMSDKREQEELSIMNHR; from the exons atgtttaaggcAAAAATTCTCGTTCTTGGCCCTTGTGAg AGTGGGAAATCAGCCCTTTCTAACTTTCTAGCAGATGCTACAGAAACAGCCAGTGGTGATTATCATCCAACTCAAGGTGTACG AATTTTAGAGTTTGAAAATCACAACCCTATGGCAGGGCATGGCAGGCAGTCCACTGTGGAAGTGGAGCTCTGGGATTGCAGTGGAGACAAGAA GTTTGAGACCTGCTGGCCCGCTATGGCCAAGGACACCACAGGAATCATATTTGTGTACAACCCAGACCAGCCCAACCATGACAAAGAGCTGGAGAACTG GCATAATTTTTTCATTGAAGAGCAAGGTATCAAGGAAACGTCATGCTGTGTGTTTGCTCACCACAAACCTAGTTCTCCTGAAAGGGAAAAGTCGCAACTGT CCCCCTCCGCGCACCCTTCTG CTCAGTGCTTCAGTAACATCCCGGTGGTTCACACCAACATAGAGGAGGAGGGAGAGTCAGTGAGGAACGAGTTCAGTCAATTCTTAGCGAAACTCACAGTCGCCATGTCAGATAAACGTGAGCAGGAGGAACTAAGCATCATGAACCATCGCTAA